The following proteins are encoded in a genomic region of Oncorhynchus masou masou isolate Uvic2021 chromosome 32, UVic_Omas_1.1, whole genome shotgun sequence:
- the LOC135526109 gene encoding WD repeat-containing protein 20 isoform X3 → MAAEGGGKEINEIKTQFTTREGVYKLLTHSEYSRPNRVPFNSQGSNPVKVSFVNVNDQSGNGDRICFNVGRELYFYIYKGVRKAADLSNPIDKRICKLLRDRRNGTGC, encoded by the exons ATGGCggcggagggaggagggaaggagattaACGAAATTAAAACTCAATTCACTACACGGGAAGGCGTCTATAAACTCCTCACTCATTCCGAATATAGCCGCCCCAATAGGGTGCCTTTCAATTCCCAGGGTTCGAACCCTGTCAAAGTTTCATTTGTCAACGTCAATGACCAGTCTGGCAACGGCGACCGAATATGTTTCAATGTGGGCCGGGAGCTGTACTTCTACATCTACAAAGGCGTTAGAAAG GCTGCTGACTTGAGCAACCCTATTGACAAGAGGATATGCAAACTTCTTAGGGATCGGCGCAACGGGACAG GCTGCTGA